A stretch of the Bradyrhizobium arachidis genome encodes the following:
- a CDS encoding multidrug effflux MFS transporter, protein MHGMMGKPPSTATEKSIASSRVMLLLLVCMTGVAPISLYMLVPALPVLATTFGSDISVAQMTVSLYMVGIACSQLIMGPLSDKFGRRPVLLAGLALMVAASIACVFAESLPQLIAARFFQALGGATGMVVSRAIIRDLYERERVGAMISLVIAVMMIAQMLSPLTGGLIETAFGWRAIFYAITAGSLAVAVGIALALPETRRDRAAGSGFRGDVGSLIRNRAFVGYVLCQVLASQIIFTFAGGGPYIVVTQMGRTTVEYGAWFATSSLAFLVGNLLCVRFAPRHSLEKLIWFGLALQLGGSLFNLTWSLTGLNAAPGWLFGTQMIVMAGNAIVMANSAAGAISVRPEAAGTASGAMGFLQQGLGALMSQFGAYLGGHSTTTLPLTSAITAISLLCAAVMIFVVPRREVVVSEELIEQAEEEESGML, encoded by the coding sequence TGCTCGTCTGCATGACGGGCGTCGCGCCCATCTCGCTCTACATGCTGGTTCCGGCGCTCCCCGTGCTGGCGACGACGTTCGGCAGCGACATCTCGGTCGCGCAGATGACGGTGTCGCTGTACATGGTCGGCATCGCCTGCTCGCAACTGATCATGGGTCCGCTGTCCGACAAATTCGGGCGGCGCCCGGTGCTGCTCGCCGGGCTCGCGTTGATGGTTGCGGCGAGCATCGCCTGCGTCTTCGCCGAGAGCCTGCCGCAACTGATCGCTGCACGCTTCTTCCAGGCGCTCGGCGGGGCCACCGGCATGGTGGTGAGCCGCGCCATCATCCGCGATCTCTACGAGCGTGAGCGCGTCGGCGCCATGATCAGCCTCGTCATCGCCGTCATGATGATCGCGCAGATGCTCTCGCCGCTGACCGGCGGCCTGATCGAAACCGCATTCGGCTGGCGCGCGATCTTCTATGCGATCACCGCAGGCTCGCTTGCGGTCGCGGTCGGCATCGCGCTGGCGCTGCCGGAGACGCGCCGCGACCGCGCGGCCGGCAGCGGCTTTCGCGGCGACGTCGGCAGCCTGATCAGGAACCGCGCCTTCGTCGGCTACGTGCTGTGCCAGGTACTGGCCTCGCAGATCATCTTCACTTTCGCCGGTGGCGGTCCGTACATCGTGGTAACGCAGATGGGCCGAACCACCGTCGAATACGGCGCGTGGTTTGCGACCAGCAGCCTCGCCTTTCTCGTCGGCAATCTGCTCTGCGTGCGCTTTGCGCCGCGTCACTCGCTGGAGAAGCTGATCTGGTTCGGTCTCGCATTGCAGCTTGGCGGCAGCCTGTTCAACCTGACTTGGAGTCTGACGGGACTGAACGCTGCTCCTGGCTGGCTGTTCGGCACCCAGATGATCGTGATGGCCGGCAACGCCATCGTGATGGCGAATTCCGCGGCCGGCGCCATCAGCGTCCGTCCCGAAGCCGCCGGCACCGCCTCCGGCGCCATGGGCTTTCTGCAACAGGGCCTCGGCGCGCTGATGTCGCAGTTCGGCGCCTATCTCGGCGGCCACTCCACGACGACACTGCCCCTGACCTCGGCGATAACTGCCATCTCGCTCCTCTGCGCCGCCGTGATGATCTTCGTCGTCCCGCGCCGCGAGGTGGTGGTGAGCGAAGAGCTGATCGAGCAGGCGGAGGAGGAAGAGAGCGGGATGTTGTGA